In Vibrio echinoideorum, the sequence GTGCGATTGTCCAATGCAGTTTTCAACAGATTATTAATGTGGTTTCAAAATGTAAATGAACTTGTTGTTTAATTGTTACCCTAAATGGCATTTGTTTTGTAAATATGAAGGTGGTTCTGTTTTATTGCTCGCAGGCCTATGTAATCAAGGGCAGTGCGCATAACTATGAGGATCGTTTATGTGCTTTTGAATTGGACGTTGCTTTGTTAGAATGCGACGCTTTGTAGCACCCTGCTATGTCTATTCGTTAAGTGAGAAAATTCATGAACAAAAGCCATGTGACTATTGGTTTAACTAACCCAAAGAGCCCGACGAATGTTGGTGCTGTTATGCGTGCGGCTGGTTGTTACCAAGTCGACGAAGTTAAATACACAGGGCAACGCTACGAAAAAGCCGCTAAATTCCATACCGATACTAAGAGTGCAACGCGCACTATTCCGCTGACTAGTGTCGAGTCATTTTTAGATAACCTTGATACAGAAACACAAATTGTGTGTGTGGAACTAGCAGAAGGCGCAACGCCATTGCCGCGTTTTAAACATCCAGAAAATGCTATCTATATCTTTGGCCCTGAAGACGGTTCTATTTCTCAAGATGTGGCAGATAGAGCCGATCACGTTGTGTATGTACCAACGGTAGGCTGTATGAATTTAGCTGCGACGGTCAACGTGCTACTTTATGATCGCCTTGCGAAATCGGATGAAATGGACGAGAGCAACGAGCTGATTAAGAAAAGCCGTGATAATCGCAACCACTTATTAGTCAAAGAAAAGTAATTCTCCGCTTCTAGTGTTATCTATCCCTCATGCAATCGGATATTATCTGAGTTCACCACCAGATAATTGAAGGGTTAGATAACACCATGGAAGACAAGCAATTACTTGCCGCGCTACAACAAAATCCTGTCCTCGATTTATACCAGTTATTCCAAGAAGTCGGTCAAAACCACTCTTTATATGCTTTATTAGAGCGATTATCTTCCCTTAAAGAACAGCATCAATTGAATACTCGTCTTAGCCCTTTCAAGCCTCACATTGAAGGATTATTGGCTCAATTCGATAGCACCACGTCTGATAGTGAAATCCTCGAATCGGTCGCAATCCAGTCTGAGATTCAACAGCGAGGCCACAGCATGAGTCGCTACATCATGACATCAGATAATCACCGTCATTTTTCGCCAAAAGCGGATCTAGTCGTGTTTGGTGATTCGATCACTGAATGGGCTCCGTGGGCGGATATTTTCCGTGATGTCTCAATGGTCAACCGTGGCCTTGCGGGCGATACCACAACGGGCATGTTGCGCCGTATTGATACCACGTTGAACGTGAAGCCAAAGCTGGTGTGTTTTATGGCGGGAATTAACGATCTTGCACAAGGTTACAGCGTTGATCATATCTACCAAAACTATGTTGAGATACTGACAACATGGAGAGCTCAAGGTATTACTGTTCTTGTTCAATCAACGCTGCACGTAGGCAATAAACTACAAGGGTTGAATCCTCAAGTTTCAGAACTCAATAAAAGACTACAGGCTTATTGCCAACAACATGATATCGAGTTTTTGGATGTAAACCGTGTGCTAGCACCGAATCAATTACTATCCAATGAATACAGTTGTGATGACTTGCATTTGAATGCCAAGGCTTATCAAGTTTGGGCTGAGATTCTCCAACCTAAGATAGAAGCGTTATTAAAATAAACTCGCTCAGGTAACGGATTAGATAGCTGATTAGATAAGTGATTAAATAGTTAAACAGTTAAACAGTTAAATAGTTAAGTGAACCCAAAAGGACATTGATTTGAACCTAAGACAGTTGGAAGTCTTTTACGCCATCATGCAAACTGGCACCGTATCTGGAGCCGCACGTAATCTGCATGTGTCACAACCTAACGTGACGCGTATTCTGGCGCACACAGAGCAACAACTCGGCTTCGGTTTATTCGAGCGTGTTAAAGGGCGCTTAGTACCAACAGTTGAAGCGAAAACTTTGTTACCGGAAGCGGAGAAAGTCTACCAACAACTGGGTCAATTTCGTTCTTTGACCAACAAAGTCAAGCAAGGCCATCAGCACCTGCGTATTGGT encodes:
- a CDS encoding RNA methyltransferase, yielding MNKSHVTIGLTNPKSPTNVGAVMRAAGCYQVDEVKYTGQRYEKAAKFHTDTKSATRTIPLTSVESFLDNLDTETQIVCVELAEGATPLPRFKHPENAIYIFGPEDGSISQDVADRADHVVYVPTVGCMNLAATVNVLLYDRLAKSDEMDESNELIKKSRDNRNHLLVKEK
- a CDS encoding SGNH/GDSL hydrolase family protein, with product MEDKQLLAALQQNPVLDLYQLFQEVGQNHSLYALLERLSSLKEQHQLNTRLSPFKPHIEGLLAQFDSTTSDSEILESVAIQSEIQQRGHSMSRYIMTSDNHRHFSPKADLVVFGDSITEWAPWADIFRDVSMVNRGLAGDTTTGMLRRIDTTLNVKPKLVCFMAGINDLAQGYSVDHIYQNYVEILTTWRAQGITVLVQSTLHVGNKLQGLNPQVSELNKRLQAYCQQHDIEFLDVNRVLAPNQLLSNEYSCDDLHLNAKAYQVWAEILQPKIEALLK